In Lentimicrobium sp. L6, one genomic interval encodes:
- the dnaG gene encoding DNA primase encodes MPALMIPQETIQTIIDAARIEEVVGDFVQLKKRGVNMLGNCPFHNEKTPSFTVSPAKGIFKCFGCGKAGSPVSFIMEHEHKTYPEALKYLANKYSIEVEEEEQTAEQIAHYNERESMLQAVDFASKYFVNQLWETEIGKSVGLNYLTGRGMSTQMIKKFQVGYSPDEWTAFSDYAIKNAHELELLQKTGLTIVRDDKKRFDRFKGRVMFPIHNLTGQVIGFGGRTLSNDKKQAKYLNSPESDLYHKSKVLYGIYFSRNEMVKADNCFLVEGYTDVISMFDAGVENVVASSGTALTQDQIKLIKRFTNNITVLYDGDFAGIKAGLRGIDMILSEGMNVRVVMFPEGEDPDSFARSHRSSEVKEYITNEAQDFISFKTNLLSEEAKTDPIKRAGLIKEIVQTISIIPDAITRQVYVRECSSLLEMPEQTLLNELNKLLAKKFKQETKSSYPEPHQKTPQVNRMESPDKRLLSRFAYQEENLARLLLKFGHLDFTFRKKGEEDIEVNVAAYIIDQMALDNLEFENPLYKSIYEIFDQCLEEEEFKEHSFFTNHPNQQIANFCIDISMDKYELSENWMEKKQIYVKSEEVDLLGLSVMTSVRSFKLSIVEQEIKELQNKLKGVKEDEELMKILSLLSKKESHKKRLSGDLGRIVLR; translated from the coding sequence TTGCCAGCACTCATGATTCCACAAGAAACCATACAAACCATTATTGATGCTGCTCGAATTGAAGAAGTAGTTGGCGACTTCGTACAACTGAAAAAACGAGGGGTCAATATGTTAGGGAATTGTCCTTTTCATAATGAGAAAACACCATCATTTACAGTAAGTCCGGCCAAAGGCATCTTTAAATGTTTTGGCTGTGGAAAAGCAGGAAGTCCGGTGAGCTTCATCATGGAGCATGAGCATAAGACCTATCCCGAGGCCTTAAAATACTTGGCCAATAAATACTCCATCGAAGTAGAAGAAGAAGAGCAAACCGCAGAGCAAATCGCCCATTATAATGAGCGAGAAAGCATGTTGCAAGCAGTGGATTTTGCTTCCAAGTATTTTGTAAATCAGCTTTGGGAAACAGAGATTGGGAAATCAGTTGGGCTTAATTACCTCACCGGAAGGGGTATGAGTACTCAGATGATCAAGAAATTCCAGGTGGGATATAGCCCCGACGAATGGACAGCTTTTAGCGACTATGCTATTAAAAATGCACATGAATTGGAATTACTACAAAAGACTGGGTTAACCATCGTTCGTGATGACAAAAAACGATTCGATCGCTTTAAAGGTCGTGTGATGTTTCCTATTCATAACCTCACAGGACAAGTTATCGGATTTGGAGGAAGAACCCTTAGCAATGATAAAAAACAAGCCAAATATTTAAACTCTCCTGAGTCGGATCTTTATCATAAAAGCAAGGTTCTTTATGGCATTTATTTCTCTAGAAACGAAATGGTTAAAGCCGATAATTGTTTCTTGGTGGAGGGTTATACCGATGTGATTTCCATGTTTGATGCGGGAGTAGAGAATGTAGTGGCCAGTTCTGGTACCGCGCTTACCCAAGATCAGATCAAGCTGATTAAGCGATTTACCAATAATATTACCGTTTTATATGATGGTGACTTTGCTGGTATTAAAGCGGGCTTGAGAGGTATCGATATGATTCTGTCTGAAGGCATGAATGTGAGAGTGGTGATGTTCCCTGAAGGAGAAGATCCCGATAGCTTTGCGCGCTCCCACCGTTCTTCTGAAGTCAAGGAGTATATCACTAATGAAGCTCAAGACTTTATTAGTTTTAAAACCAATTTACTTTCGGAGGAGGCTAAAACTGACCCCATAAAAAGGGCTGGCCTGATTAAAGAAATTGTTCAAACCATTTCTATTATCCCGGATGCCATTACCCGACAGGTTTATGTGAGGGAATGCTCTAGCTTACTCGAAATGCCAGAGCAAACCTTGTTGAACGAGTTGAATAAGCTCCTTGCTAAAAAGTTTAAACAAGAGACTAAATCTAGTTATCCTGAGCCTCACCAGAAGACTCCTCAGGTAAATAGAATGGAAAGCCCTGATAAACGTTTGCTCAGCAGATTTGCTTATCAGGAGGAAAATCTAGCTCGACTTTTATTAAAATTTGGTCACCTCGATTTTACATTTCGTAAAAAAGGGGAAGAGGATATTGAGGTAAATGTGGCAGCGTATATTATCGATCAAATGGCCTTAGATAACTTGGAGTTTGAAAATCCGCTCTATAAAAGCATTTATGAAATTTTCGACCAATGTTTAGAGGAGGAAGAATTTAAAGAGCATAGTTTTTTTACCAACCATCCCAATCAGCAGATTGCTAATTTCTGTATAGATATCTCCATGGATAAATATGAGCTTTCAGAAAACTGGATGGAAAAGAAACAAATCTATGTGAAATCGGAGGAGGTCGACCTCTTGGGTTTAAGTGTGATGACATCCGTTCGGTCCTTTAAATTAAGCATTGTAGAACAAGAAATAAAAGAACTGCAGAACAAGTTGAAGGGAGTAAAAGAGGATGAAGAGTTG